One region of Mangifera indica cultivar Alphonso chromosome 3, CATAS_Mindica_2.1, whole genome shotgun sequence genomic DNA includes:
- the LOC123211857 gene encoding probable inorganic phosphate transporter 1-7, producing the protein MAGEQLQVLNALDIAKTQWYHFTAIVIAGMGFFTDAYDLFCISLVTKLLGRIYYYKGDSSTPGSLPENVSSAVTGVAFCGTLTGQLFFGWLGDKMGRKRVYGMTLMLMVVCSIASGLSFGSSPKGVMATLCFFRFWLGFGIGGDYPLSATIMSEYANKKTRGAFIAAVFAMQGFGILAGGMVAIIVSAAFKAKYPAPTFAADPIRSTGPEADYVWRIILMFGAVPALLTYYWRMKMPETARYTALVAKNAKQAAADMSKVLQVELDAEQEKVEQISKEKEFGLFSSQFVKRHGLHLLGTTTTWFLLDIAFYSQNLFQKDIFSAIGWIPKARTMSALEEVHKIARAQTLIALCSTVPGYWFTVALIDKIGRFAIQLMGFFFMTVFMFALAIPYHHWTLPENRIAFVVMYSFTFFFANFGPNATTFVVPAEIFPARLRSTCHGISAASGKAGAIVGSFGFLYIANSGVKKALIILAVVNLLGMVFTFLVPESKGKSLEEMSGEAEAENETGRTTQV; encoded by the coding sequence ATGGCGGGGGAACAGTTGCAAGTGCTTAATGCACTTGATATTGCCAAGACACAGTGGTATCACTTCACTGCAATTGTGATTGCTGGCATGGGGTTTTTTACTGATGCTTATGATCTCTTTTGCATTTCCCTTGTCACAAAATTGCTTGGCCGCATATATTACTATAAGGGAGACTCGTCAACGCCCGGCTCTCTCCCTGAAAATGTTTCTTCAGCCGTTACTGGTGTTGCCTTCTGTGGTACTCTTACGGGCCAGCTTTTCTTTGGTTGGCTCGGTGACAAAATGGGCAGAAAGCGTGTCTATGGCATGACCCTTATGCTCATGGTCGTTTGTTCAATCGCTTCTGGTCTCTCCTTTGGTAGTAGTCCAAAAGGAGTTATGGCTACACTTTGCTTCTTTCGATTTTGGTTGGGATTTGGCATTGGTGGTGACTATCCATTGTCAGCAACAATTATGTCTGAGTATGCCAACAAAAAGACTCGCGGTGCTTTCATTGCTGCTGTTTTTGCCATGCAGGGTTTTGGGATCTTGGCTGGTGGAATGGTTGCTATAATTGTTTCAGCAGCTTTTAAGGCCAAATACCCTGCCCCAACTTTTGCTGCTGATCCTATTCGATCAACTGGGCCTGAAGCTGATTATGTTTGGCGTATAATTCTGATGTTTGGTGCTGTTCCAGCTTTGCTTACTTACTACTGGCGTATGAAGATGCCTGAGACTGCTCGTTACACTGCCTTGGTAGCTAAAAATGCAAAACAGGCTGCAGCTGATATGTCAAAAGTTCTTCAAGTTGAACTTGACGCAGAACAGGAGAAAGTTGAGCAAATTTCTAAAGAGAAAGAATTTGGTTTGTTCAGCTCTCAGTTTGTTAAACGCCATGGACTCCACTTGCTTGGAACAACGACCACATGGTTCTTGTTGGACATTGCCTTCTACAGTCAAAATCTATTTCAAAAAGACATTTTCAGTGCCATTGGCTGGATTCCAAAGGCTCGTACCATGAGTGCTCTTGAAGAAGTTCATAAAATTGCTAGAGCACAAACCCTCATAGCTCTTTGCAGCACTGTGCCTGGTTATTGGTTCACTGTGGCGCTCATTGATAAGATTGGAAGATTTGCAATTCAATTGATGGGCTTCTTCTTCATGACAGTCTTCATGTTTGCACTTGCCATTCCTTATCATCACTGGACTCTACCAGAAAACAGAATTGCGTTTGTTGTGATGTATTCATTCACCTTCTTCTTCGCAAATTTCGGTCCGAATGCCACCACATTTGTTGTTCCTGCAGAGATATTTCCAGCCAGGTTAAGGTCAACCTGCCATGGAATATCAGCTGCATCTGGAAAAGCAGGTGCCATAGTGGGTTCATTTGGGTTCTTATACATAGCAAACAGTGGAGTTAAAAAAGCCCTGATAATTCTTGCAGTGGTTAATCTTTTAGGCATGGTTTTTACCTTCTTGGTTCCTGAATCTAAAGGAAAATCATTGGAAGAAATGTCAGGTGAAGCTGAAGCAGAAAACGAGACAGGAAGAACTACTCAAGTTTAA
- the LOC123210323 gene encoding serine/threonine-protein kinase PBL27-like, with translation MGGCFPCLGSSSNEEAASGVVKELNKESTKDGSISQLHPVNRASSDKSKYRSAADTKKELVVPKEPTAHIAAQTFAFRELAAATKNFRPECLLGEGGFGRVYKGRLESTGQVVAVKQLDRNGLQGNREFLVEVLMLSLLHHSNLVNLIGYCADGDQRLLVYEFMPLGSLEDHLHDLPPNKEPLDWNTRMKIAAGAAKGLEYLHDKANPPVIYRDLKSSNILLDEGYHPKLSDFGLAKLGPVGDKTHVSTRVMGTYGYCAPEYAMTGQLTLKSDVYSFGVVFLELITGRKAIDNTRAHGEHNLVAWARPLFKDRRKFPKMADPLLQGRYPMRGLYQALAVAAMCLQEQAATRPLIGDVVTALTYLASQTYDPNSASNLSIRVGPSTPRNRDDRRNMGDGLDSPDEHGRVGRHSSPSTHKNSPDYRKREHVRELSNGVDLGRNEAGGGSGRKWVVEDLGQQESQRDSPGSTGRARETPRNRDLDRERAVAEAKVWGENWREKKRANAMGSFDGTNE, from the exons ATGGGTGGGTGTTTTCCTTGTTTGGGATCATCCAGTAACGAGGAAGCTGCTAGTGGTGTAGTGAAGGAACTGAACAAGGAGTCAACTAAAGATGGCTCAATTTCTCAGCTTCATCCTGTTAATAGAGCTAGTTCAG ACAAGTCAAAATATCGGAGTGCTGCTGACACTAAGAAGGAACTAGTAGTTCCTAAGGAACCAACTGCACATATTGCGGCACAAACATTTGCCTTTAGAGAGCTTGCTGCTGCCACTAAGAACTTTAGACCAGAATGTCTATTGGGTGAAGGCGGTTTTGGACGTGTTTACAAGGGCCGCTTGGAAAGCACAGGACAG GTAGTTGCTGTCAAACAGCTTGACCGAAATGGTCTTCAAGGAAATAGAGAATTTCTGGTGGAAGTTCTCATGCTTAGCCTCTTACACCACTCTAACCTTGTCaatttgattggttattgtGCGGATGGGGACCAACGACTACTTGTTTATGAATTCATGCCCTTGGGATCATTGGAAGATCATTTACATG ATCTCCCACCAAACAAAGAGCCATTGGACTGGAATACACGGATGAAGATTGCGGCTGGTGCAGCGAAGGGGTTAGAATACCTACATGATAAAGCGAACCCACCTGTTATATATAgggatttaaaatcatcaaatattcTACTTGATGAGGGCTATCACCCCAAGTTATCTGATTTTGGGCTTGCTAAGTTGGGCCCTGTTGGTGACAAAACCCATGTATCCACTCGAGTGATGGGTACATATGGTTATTGTGCACCAGAATATGCTATGACTGGCCAACTCACTTTAAAGTCTGATGTGTACAGTTTTGGAGTTGTGTTTCTTGAGTTGATCACAGGGCGCAAGGCTATTGATAATACACGGGCTCATGGGGAGCATAATCTTGTTGCTTGG GCACGACCACTCTTCAAGGATCGCAGGAAGTTTCCCAAGATGGCTGACCCTCTATTGCAAGGTCGCTACCCAATGCGAGGACTTTACCAAGCTCTTGCAGTTGCAGCCATGTGTTTGCAGGAGCAAGCTGCTACAAGACCTCTTATTGGTGATGTGGTGACTGCACTTACATATTTAGCGTCCCAAACCTATGACCCAAATTCAGCCAGCAATCTGAGTATCAGAGTTGGTCCATCTACTCCTAGAAATAGGGATGACAGAAGGAATATGGGAGATGGGCTAGATAGCCCAGATGAGCATGGACGTGTTGGGAGGCACAGTTCACCTTCCACCCATAAAAATTCTCCTGATTACAGGAAGAGGGAGCATGTTAGGGAATTGAGTAACGGTGTAGACTTGGGCAGAAATGAGGCTGGTGGTGGATCGGGGAGAAAATGGGTTGTGGAGGATTTAGGGCAACAGGAATCTCAGAGAGACAGCCCTGGAAGCACTGGGAGAGCAAGGGAAACTCCAAGAAACCGTGATTTAGATAGAGAGCGAGCTGTGGCAGAGGCAAAAGTATGGGGTGAGAACTGGAGGGAGAAAAAGCGGGCTAATGCAATGGGGAGCTTTGATGGTACAAATGAGTAA
- the LOC123210322 gene encoding ISWI chromatin-remodeling complex ATPase CHR11 isoform X1, with protein MARPSKPRDSSDEAMSNGSTSSEDEQINDQINEDDEEELEAVTRSVGSDEDNSPASDEDAVAEGEDGEEDENGGKDAEIRKREKARLKEMQNLKKQKIQEMLDAQNAAIDADMNNRGQGRLKYLLQQTELFAHFAKGSQSAPQKKVKGRGRHASKITEEEEDEEYLKEEEDGLSGTTRLVTQPSCIQGKMRDYQLAGLNWLIRLYENGINGILADEMGLGKTLQTISLLGYLHEFRGITGPHMVVAPKSTLGNWMNEIRRFCPILRAVKFLGNPDERRHIREELLVARKFDVCVTSFEMAIKEKSALRRFSWRYIIIDEAHRIKNENSLLSKTMRLYNTNYRLLITGTPLQNNLHELWSLLNFLLPEIFSSAETFDEWFQISGENDQQEVVQQLHKVLRPFLLRRLKSDVEKGLPPKKETILKVGMSQMQKQYYRALLQKDLEVVNAGGERKRLLNIAMQLRKCCNHPYLFQGAEPGPPYTTGEHLITNAGKMVLLDKLLPKLKERDSRVLIFSQMTRLLDILEDYLMFRGYLYCRIDGNTGGEDRDASIEAFNKPGSEKFVFLLSTRAGGLGINLATADVVILYDSDWNPQVDLQAQDRAHRIGQKKEVQVFRFCTEYTIEEKVIERAYKKLALDALVIQQGRLAEQKTVNKDELLQMVRFGAEMVFSSKDSTITDEDIDRIIAKGEEATAELDAKMKKFTEDAIKFKMDETAELYDFDDEKDENKLDFKKIVSENWIEPPKRERKRNYSESEYFKQTMRQGGPAKPKEPRIPRMPQLHDFQFFNTQRLSELYEKEVRYLMQTHQKNQLKDTIDVDEPEEGGDPLTAEELEEKERLLEEGFSSWSRRDFNTFIRACEKYGRNDIKSIVLEMEGKTEEEVERYAKVFKERYKELNDYDRIIKNIERGEARISRKDEIMKAIGKKLDRYKNPWLELKIQYGQNKGKLYNEECDRFMICMVHKLGYGNWDELKAAFRTSPLFRFDWFVKSRTTQELARRCDTLIRLVEKENQEYDERERQARKEKKLAKNMTPSKRAAGRQQPNESPSSQKKRKQLSMDDYLSSGKRRK; from the exons ATGGCGAGACCCTCGAAGCCACGAGACTCATCCGATGAAGCCATGTCGAACGGCTCTACATCGTCGGAAGACGAGCAAATCAATGATCAAATCAACGAAGACGATGAGGAGGAGCTCGAAGCCGTGACACGATCCGTCGGCTCTGACGAAGACAATTCCCCTGCGTCGGATGAAGACGCTGTTGCTGAGGGTGAAGACGGTGAAGAG GATGAAAATGGTGGAAAGGATGCAGAAATCAGGAAGCGGGAGAAGGCAAGACTAAAAGAAATGCAAAacttaaagaaacaaaagattcAGGAAATGTTGGATGCGCAAAATGCTGCTATAGATGCTGATATG AACAATAGAGGGCAGGGCAGATTAAAGTATTTATTACAGCAAACAGAGTTGTTTGCGCATTTTGCCAAAGGTTCCCAATCTGCACCTCAAAAGAAAGTGAAAGGAAG GGGTCGACATGCATCAAAGATAactgaagaggaagaagatgaagaatatttgaaggaagaagaagatggtttATCAGGAACCACACGACTGGTTACACAACCTTCCT GTATTCAAGGAAAGATGAGGGATTACCAGCTGGCTGGATTAAACTGGCTCATTAGGTTGTATGAGAATGGTATAAATGGGATCCTTGCTGATGAAATG GGTCTTGGAAAAACTTTGCAAACCATATCCTTGTTGGGCTACCTTCATGAGTTCAGAGGAATTACCGGTCCTCATATGGTAGTTGCTCCAAAATCTACCCTTGGTAACTGGATGAATGAAATTCGGCGTTTCTGCCCAATTTTGCGGGCTGTTAAGTTTCTTGGAAATCCAGATGAAAGG AGACATATACGTGAGGAGTTACTGGTTGCTAGAAAGTTTGATGTCTGTGTCACAAGTTTTGAGATGGCCATCAAAGAGAAGTCTGCCTTGCGTCGCTTCAGCTGGCGCTATATAATCATTGATGAAGCCCATCGAATCAAGAATGAAAATTCTCTCCTTTCTAAAACAATGAGACTGTATAATACCAACTACCGTCTTCTTATCACGGGTACCCCACTTCAG AACAATCTTCATGAACTATGGTCCCTTCTTAACTTCTTACTTCCTGAAATCTTTAGTTCAGCTGAAACTTTTGATGAATGGTTCCAAATTTCTGGGGAAAATGACCAGCAGGAAGTTGTCCAACAACTTCACAAG GTCCTCCGGCCATTTCTTCTGCGAAGATTGAAGTCAGATGTTGAGAAAGGTCTACCTCCAAAAAAGGAAACAATACTGAAAGTGGGCATGTCCCAGATGCAAAAACAGTACTACAGAGCATTGCTACAGAAAGATCTTGAAGTTGTGAATGCAGGTGGAGAACGTAAACGTCTTCTGAACATTGCAATGCAGCTGCGTAAATGCTGTAATCATCCATATCTGTTCCAAGGGGCTGAACCTGGTCCTCCTTACACTACAGGGGAGCATCTCATAACAAATGCTG GTAAAATGGTTCTTCTGGATAAGTTGCTACCGAAGCTAAAAGAGCGTGATTCAAGGGTCTTAATATTTTCTCAG ATGACAAGGCTGCTGGACATTCTTGAAGACTATTTAATGTTTCGTGGGTACCTATATTGTCGGATTGATGGCAATACTGGTGGAGAAGATCGAGATGCTTCTATTGAGGCCTTCAATAAGCCAGGAAGTGAGAAATTTGTTTTCTTGCTGTCAACTAGAGCTGGAGGCCTTGGTATTAATCTTGCCACTGCAGATGTGGTCATCCTTTATGATAGTGACTG GAACCCTCAAGTTGATCTGCAAGCACAGGATCGTGCTCACAGGATTGGCCAAAAGAAAGAAGTTCAAGTGTTCCGATTTTGTACAGAG TATACTATTGAGGAAAAAGTGATTGAGAGGGCATATAAAAAACTTGCACTTGATGCTCTGGTGATTCAACAAGGAAGATTAGCAGAGCAGAAAA CTGTCAATAAAGATGAGCTGCTTCAGATGGTGAGATTTGGTGCTGAAATGGTTTTCAGCTCCAAGGATAGCACAATTACTGATGAGGATATTGACAGAATTATTGCTAAAGGAGAAGAAGCAACAGCTGAATTGGatgcaaagatgaaaaaatttacTGAAGatgcaattaaatttaaaatggacGAGA CTGCTGAATTGTATGATTTTGATGACGAGAAG GATGAGAACAAGCTTGACTTCAAGAAAATCGTTAGTGAAAACTGGATTGAGCCTCCAAAAAGAGAGCGGAAGCGCaa TTACTCTGAATCTGAGTACTTTAAACAAACAATGCGCCAAGGTGGACCTGCAAAACCAAAGGAGCCACGAATTCCTAGGATGCCCCAACT GcatgattttcaatttttcaacacTCAAAGGTTGAGTGAACTGTATGAAAAAGAAGTACGCTACCTTATG cAAACTCATCAGAAGAATCAGTTGAAAGACACAATTGATGTAGATGAGCCTGAAG AAGGGGGAGATCCATTGACTGCAGAGGAATTGGAAGAAAAGGAACGATTATTAGAAGAA GGATTTTCTTCCTGGAGTAGAAGAGATTTCAATACTTTCATTAGGGCATGTGAGAAGTATGGACGAAATGACATAAAAAGTATAGTGTTAGAAATGGAAGGAAAGACTGAGGAAGAAGTTGAAAGATATGCTAAAGTTTTTAAAGAACGATATAAGGAGTTAAATG ATTATGATAGGATCATTAAGAACATTGAAAGGGGAGAGGCCAGAATTTCTCGGAAAGATGAGATCATGAAAGCCATTGGGAAGAAATTAGATCGCTATAAAAATCCATGGCTTGAACTAAAGATTCAGTATGGTCAGAACAAAGGAAAGTTGTACAATGAAGAATGTGACCGTTTCATG ATCTGCATGGTTCACAAGCTTGGATATGGAAACTGGGATGAGCTCAAGGCAGCATTCCGTACATCACCGTTATTTCGATTTGACTGGTTTGTGAAGTCTCGTACAACCCAAGAACTTGCTAGAAGATGTGATACCCTCATTCGGTTGGTAGAGAAGGAAAACCAAGAATATGATGAGAGGGAGAGGCAGGccaggaaagaaaagaaacttgCCAAG AACATGACACCATCAAAGCGTGCTGCGGGAAGGCAGCAGCCAAATGAGAGCCCAAGTTCCCAAAAGAAGCGGAAGCAGTTATCAATGGATGACTACCTTAGCTCA GGGAAGAGGAGGAAATGA
- the LOC123210322 gene encoding ISWI chromatin-remodeling complex ATPase CHR11 isoform X2: MARPSKPRDSSDEAMSNGSTSSEDEQINDQINEDDEEELEAVTRSVGSDEDNSPASDEDAVAEGEDGEEDENGGKDAEIRKREKARLKEMQNLKKQKIQEMLDAQNAAIDADMNNRGQGRLKYLLQQTELFAHFAKGSQSAPQKKVKGRGRHASKITEEEEDEEYLKEEEDGLSGTTRLVTQPSCIQGKMRDYQLAGLNWLIRLYENGINGILADEMGLGKTLQTISLLGYLHEFRGITGPHMVVAPKSTLGNWMNEIRRFCPILRAVKFLGNPDERRHIREELLVARKFDVCVTSFEMAIKEKSALRRFSWRYIIIDEAHRIKNENSLLSKTMRLYNTNYRLLITGTPLQNNLHELWSLLNFLLPEIFSSAETFDEWFQISGENDQQEVVQQLHKVLRPFLLRRLKSDVEKGLPPKKETILKVGMSQMQKQYYRALLQKDLEVVNAGGERKRLLNIAMQLRKCCNHPYLFQGAEPGPPYTTGEHLITNAGKMVLLDKLLPKLKERDSRVLIFSQMTRLLDILEDYLMFRGYLYCRIDGNTGGEDRDASIEAFNKPGSEKFVFLLSTRAGGLGINLATADVVILYDSDWNPQVDLQAQDRAHRIGQKKEVQVFRFCTEYTIEEKVIERAYKKLALDALVIQQGRLAEQKTVNKDELLQMVRFGAEMVFSSKDSTITDEDIDRIIAKGEEATAELDAKMKKFTEDAIKFKMDETAELYDFDDEKDENKLDFKKIVSENWIEPPKRERKRNYSESEYFKQTMRQGGPAKPKEPRIPRMPQLHDFQFFNTQRLSELYEKEVRYLMQTHQKNQLKDTIDVDEPEGGDPLTAEELEEKERLLEEGFSSWSRRDFNTFIRACEKYGRNDIKSIVLEMEGKTEEEVERYAKVFKERYKELNDYDRIIKNIERGEARISRKDEIMKAIGKKLDRYKNPWLELKIQYGQNKGKLYNEECDRFMICMVHKLGYGNWDELKAAFRTSPLFRFDWFVKSRTTQELARRCDTLIRLVEKENQEYDERERQARKEKKLAKNMTPSKRAAGRQQPNESPSSQKKRKQLSMDDYLSSGKRRK; the protein is encoded by the exons ATGGCGAGACCCTCGAAGCCACGAGACTCATCCGATGAAGCCATGTCGAACGGCTCTACATCGTCGGAAGACGAGCAAATCAATGATCAAATCAACGAAGACGATGAGGAGGAGCTCGAAGCCGTGACACGATCCGTCGGCTCTGACGAAGACAATTCCCCTGCGTCGGATGAAGACGCTGTTGCTGAGGGTGAAGACGGTGAAGAG GATGAAAATGGTGGAAAGGATGCAGAAATCAGGAAGCGGGAGAAGGCAAGACTAAAAGAAATGCAAAacttaaagaaacaaaagattcAGGAAATGTTGGATGCGCAAAATGCTGCTATAGATGCTGATATG AACAATAGAGGGCAGGGCAGATTAAAGTATTTATTACAGCAAACAGAGTTGTTTGCGCATTTTGCCAAAGGTTCCCAATCTGCACCTCAAAAGAAAGTGAAAGGAAG GGGTCGACATGCATCAAAGATAactgaagaggaagaagatgaagaatatttgaaggaagaagaagatggtttATCAGGAACCACACGACTGGTTACACAACCTTCCT GTATTCAAGGAAAGATGAGGGATTACCAGCTGGCTGGATTAAACTGGCTCATTAGGTTGTATGAGAATGGTATAAATGGGATCCTTGCTGATGAAATG GGTCTTGGAAAAACTTTGCAAACCATATCCTTGTTGGGCTACCTTCATGAGTTCAGAGGAATTACCGGTCCTCATATGGTAGTTGCTCCAAAATCTACCCTTGGTAACTGGATGAATGAAATTCGGCGTTTCTGCCCAATTTTGCGGGCTGTTAAGTTTCTTGGAAATCCAGATGAAAGG AGACATATACGTGAGGAGTTACTGGTTGCTAGAAAGTTTGATGTCTGTGTCACAAGTTTTGAGATGGCCATCAAAGAGAAGTCTGCCTTGCGTCGCTTCAGCTGGCGCTATATAATCATTGATGAAGCCCATCGAATCAAGAATGAAAATTCTCTCCTTTCTAAAACAATGAGACTGTATAATACCAACTACCGTCTTCTTATCACGGGTACCCCACTTCAG AACAATCTTCATGAACTATGGTCCCTTCTTAACTTCTTACTTCCTGAAATCTTTAGTTCAGCTGAAACTTTTGATGAATGGTTCCAAATTTCTGGGGAAAATGACCAGCAGGAAGTTGTCCAACAACTTCACAAG GTCCTCCGGCCATTTCTTCTGCGAAGATTGAAGTCAGATGTTGAGAAAGGTCTACCTCCAAAAAAGGAAACAATACTGAAAGTGGGCATGTCCCAGATGCAAAAACAGTACTACAGAGCATTGCTACAGAAAGATCTTGAAGTTGTGAATGCAGGTGGAGAACGTAAACGTCTTCTGAACATTGCAATGCAGCTGCGTAAATGCTGTAATCATCCATATCTGTTCCAAGGGGCTGAACCTGGTCCTCCTTACACTACAGGGGAGCATCTCATAACAAATGCTG GTAAAATGGTTCTTCTGGATAAGTTGCTACCGAAGCTAAAAGAGCGTGATTCAAGGGTCTTAATATTTTCTCAG ATGACAAGGCTGCTGGACATTCTTGAAGACTATTTAATGTTTCGTGGGTACCTATATTGTCGGATTGATGGCAATACTGGTGGAGAAGATCGAGATGCTTCTATTGAGGCCTTCAATAAGCCAGGAAGTGAGAAATTTGTTTTCTTGCTGTCAACTAGAGCTGGAGGCCTTGGTATTAATCTTGCCACTGCAGATGTGGTCATCCTTTATGATAGTGACTG GAACCCTCAAGTTGATCTGCAAGCACAGGATCGTGCTCACAGGATTGGCCAAAAGAAAGAAGTTCAAGTGTTCCGATTTTGTACAGAG TATACTATTGAGGAAAAAGTGATTGAGAGGGCATATAAAAAACTTGCACTTGATGCTCTGGTGATTCAACAAGGAAGATTAGCAGAGCAGAAAA CTGTCAATAAAGATGAGCTGCTTCAGATGGTGAGATTTGGTGCTGAAATGGTTTTCAGCTCCAAGGATAGCACAATTACTGATGAGGATATTGACAGAATTATTGCTAAAGGAGAAGAAGCAACAGCTGAATTGGatgcaaagatgaaaaaatttacTGAAGatgcaattaaatttaaaatggacGAGA CTGCTGAATTGTATGATTTTGATGACGAGAAG GATGAGAACAAGCTTGACTTCAAGAAAATCGTTAGTGAAAACTGGATTGAGCCTCCAAAAAGAGAGCGGAAGCGCaa TTACTCTGAATCTGAGTACTTTAAACAAACAATGCGCCAAGGTGGACCTGCAAAACCAAAGGAGCCACGAATTCCTAGGATGCCCCAACT GcatgattttcaatttttcaacacTCAAAGGTTGAGTGAACTGTATGAAAAAGAAGTACGCTACCTTATG cAAACTCATCAGAAGAATCAGTTGAAAGACACAATTGATGTAGATGAGCCTGAAG GGGGAGATCCATTGACTGCAGAGGAATTGGAAGAAAAGGAACGATTATTAGAAGAA GGATTTTCTTCCTGGAGTAGAAGAGATTTCAATACTTTCATTAGGGCATGTGAGAAGTATGGACGAAATGACATAAAAAGTATAGTGTTAGAAATGGAAGGAAAGACTGAGGAAGAAGTTGAAAGATATGCTAAAGTTTTTAAAGAACGATATAAGGAGTTAAATG ATTATGATAGGATCATTAAGAACATTGAAAGGGGAGAGGCCAGAATTTCTCGGAAAGATGAGATCATGAAAGCCATTGGGAAGAAATTAGATCGCTATAAAAATCCATGGCTTGAACTAAAGATTCAGTATGGTCAGAACAAAGGAAAGTTGTACAATGAAGAATGTGACCGTTTCATG ATCTGCATGGTTCACAAGCTTGGATATGGAAACTGGGATGAGCTCAAGGCAGCATTCCGTACATCACCGTTATTTCGATTTGACTGGTTTGTGAAGTCTCGTACAACCCAAGAACTTGCTAGAAGATGTGATACCCTCATTCGGTTGGTAGAGAAGGAAAACCAAGAATATGATGAGAGGGAGAGGCAGGccaggaaagaaaagaaacttgCCAAG AACATGACACCATCAAAGCGTGCTGCGGGAAGGCAGCAGCCAAATGAGAGCCCAAGTTCCCAAAAGAAGCGGAAGCAGTTATCAATGGATGACTACCTTAGCTCA GGGAAGAGGAGGAAATGA